A single window of Candidatus Dormiibacterota bacterium DNA harbors:
- the gcvPB gene encoding aminomethyl-transferring glycine dehydrogenase subunit GcvPB has product MSAQASDRTASPLIFATGQTGRATRYVEHGKPLQSFMPASTLRDDLPLPDNTELDVVRHYTRLSQRTFGIDLGFYPLGSCTMKYNPRINDALANLREFAELHPFVPDELAQGALQVMHELERSFCSLFGMAAFSLNPAAGAQAELAALLIAKKYFKDRGETKRDKVIVPDTAHGTNPASATMAGFTVVSVKSDARGRVDPAEIRAVLGADAAVCMMTNPNTLGLFEERIHEIADAVHEAGGLMYYDGANANALMGNTRPGDMGFDLMHLNTHKTFTIPHGGGGAGHGPLGVAPHLVEYLPTPYVVRDADRYRLDFDRPKSIGPVRSFWSNFAHAVRALAYLYANGAEGLANVSQYAVLNANYLRVKIAEFLETPYPEVCRHEFVASAQSLKKKTGVRALDIAKALLDRGFMAPTVYFPLIVPECLMIEPTETESKETLDEFVAALREIVAAAQSDPQELFDAPVTTVVGRVDETRAARQPDLRWRPPLPPET; this is encoded by the coding sequence GTGTCGGCGCAGGCATCTGATCGTACCGCATCCCCGCTGATCTTCGCGACGGGGCAGACGGGCCGAGCGACCCGCTACGTCGAGCATGGGAAGCCTCTCCAAAGCTTCATGCCCGCGAGCACGCTGCGCGACGATTTGCCGCTTCCGGACAACACCGAGCTCGACGTCGTGCGTCATTACACGCGCCTCTCGCAGCGCACGTTCGGCATCGATTTAGGGTTCTATCCGCTCGGGTCGTGCACCATGAAGTACAACCCGCGGATCAACGATGCGCTCGCGAACCTGCGCGAGTTCGCGGAGCTGCACCCGTTCGTTCCCGACGAGCTCGCACAAGGCGCGCTACAGGTAATGCACGAGCTCGAGCGCAGCTTCTGCTCGCTCTTCGGTATGGCGGCGTTCTCGTTGAATCCGGCGGCGGGCGCGCAAGCCGAGCTCGCCGCGCTCTTGATCGCGAAGAAATACTTCAAGGATCGCGGTGAGACGAAACGAGACAAAGTTATCGTACCGGACACCGCGCACGGAACGAACCCGGCATCGGCGACGATGGCCGGCTTCACCGTCGTCTCGGTGAAGAGCGACGCGCGCGGCCGGGTCGATCCCGCCGAGATTCGCGCCGTGCTCGGCGCGGACGCCGCAGTCTGCATGATGACGAATCCGAATACGCTCGGCCTCTTCGAAGAGCGCATCCACGAGATCGCCGACGCCGTTCACGAGGCGGGCGGCCTCATGTACTACGACGGTGCCAACGCGAACGCGCTGATGGGCAACACGCGTCCTGGTGACATGGGCTTCGATCTCATGCACCTGAACACGCACAAGACGTTCACCATTCCGCACGGCGGCGGCGGAGCCGGACACGGGCCGCTCGGCGTCGCGCCGCATTTGGTCGAGTATCTTCCGACGCCCTACGTCGTGCGCGACGCAGATCGTTATCGCCTCGACTTCGACCGGCCGAAATCGATCGGGCCCGTGCGCTCGTTTTGGTCGAACTTCGCGCATGCCGTGCGGGCGCTGGCCTATCTCTACGCCAACGGTGCCGAAGGGCTCGCGAACGTGTCGCAGTACGCCGTGCTCAATGCAAACTACCTGCGCGTGAAGATCGCCGAGTTTCTCGAGACGCCGTATCCGGAGGTCTGCCGGCACGAGTTCGTCGCGTCGGCGCAGAGCCTCAAAAAGAAGACCGGCGTGCGCGCGCTCGACATCGCCAAGGCGCTGCTCGACCGCGGTTTCATGGCGCCGACCGTCTACTTTCCGCTGATCGTGCCGGAGTGTTTGATGATCGAGCCGACCGAGACGGAGTCGAAGGAGACGCTCGACGAGTTCGTTGCCGCCCTGCGCGAGATCGTCGCGGCGGCGCAATCCGACCCGCAGGAGCTCTTCGACGCACCGGTCACGACCGTCGTGGGCCGCGTCGATGAGACGCGC
- the gcvPA gene encoding aminomethyl-transferring glycine dehydrogenase subunit GcvPA yields the protein MYTPHTQADIDAMLEAVGVESIDALLQVPEELKLRAKLDIVPALPEYQIRRRIERLAKRNTGVDLVSFLGGGAYRHYAPPAIAALAMRGEFLTAYTPYQAEVSQGYLQAIYEWQTYICLLTGMDVADASVYDGATALAESAIMTINATGRHRFLVSRAVHPNYRAVLRTYCDGLDVLVDEIPLAADGTTDLRALADAVASYEYAGVALQSPNFFGNVDTLDADALRAVLERGAVPIAVVAEALALAALATPSSWGAQIVAGEAQSFGVPLAYGGPYVGFIATKDEHVRRIPGRLVGKSVDNAGRTAYVLTLQAREQHIRRERATSNICTNQAHCALIATIYLALLGKTGLRDVAALNLERSRELATAVANAGVRLAFSVPFFNEFVADVGRPAGEVLGALRARGILGGLDLGRWYPEYATCVLMTATELTTSDEIAKLGAALEEVVRVGAGI from the coding sequence TTGTACACGCCCCACACCCAGGCCGATATCGATGCGATGCTCGAGGCCGTCGGCGTCGAGTCGATCGATGCATTGCTGCAGGTCCCCGAGGAGCTGAAGCTGCGCGCGAAGCTCGACATCGTTCCGGCGCTGCCGGAGTACCAGATTCGCCGCCGCATCGAGCGGCTCGCCAAGCGTAACACGGGCGTCGACCTCGTCTCCTTTCTCGGCGGCGGCGCATACCGGCACTACGCTCCGCCGGCGATCGCAGCGCTTGCAATGCGCGGCGAGTTCTTGACGGCGTACACGCCATATCAGGCCGAAGTCTCTCAGGGGTATCTGCAGGCGATCTACGAGTGGCAGACCTATATCTGCCTGCTCACCGGGATGGACGTCGCGGACGCCTCCGTCTACGATGGAGCGACGGCGCTCGCGGAGAGCGCGATCATGACGATCAACGCAACGGGAAGACACCGCTTTCTCGTCTCCCGCGCCGTGCACCCCAACTACCGCGCGGTCCTGCGCACCTACTGCGACGGACTCGACGTCCTCGTCGACGAGATCCCGCTCGCCGCCGATGGCACGACGGATCTACGCGCGCTGGCCGACGCTGTCGCATCGTACGAATACGCCGGCGTCGCCCTGCAGTCACCGAACTTTTTCGGCAACGTCGACACGCTCGACGCGGATGCGCTGCGTGCGGTGCTCGAACGCGGCGCCGTACCGATCGCGGTCGTTGCGGAGGCGCTCGCGCTCGCGGCTCTGGCGACGCCGAGTTCCTGGGGCGCGCAGATCGTCGCCGGAGAGGCGCAGTCCTTCGGCGTGCCGCTGGCCTACGGCGGTCCGTACGTCGGGTTTATCGCGACGAAGGACGAGCACGTGCGGCGCATTCCCGGCCGGCTCGTCGGCAAGAGCGTCGACAACGCGGGCCGCACCGCGTACGTTCTGACGCTGCAGGCGCGCGAGCAACACATCCGGCGCGAGCGCGCGACGTCGAACATCTGCACGAACCAAGCGCACTGCGCGCTCATCGCCACGATCTACCTGGCGCTCCTCGGAAAGACGGGATTGCGCGACGTCGCCGCACTCAACCTCGAGCGTTCGCGCGAACTCGCGACGGCGGTTGCGAACGCAGGGGTTCGGCTGGCATTCTCCGTGCCGTTCTTCAACGAATTCGTCGCCGACGTCGGGCGCCCGGCGGGCGAGGTGCTCGGCGCACTGCGCGCGCGCGGCATCCTCGGCGGCCTCGATCTCGGGCGGTGGTATCCGGAGTACGCGACGTGCGTACTCATGACCGCGACCGAGCTCACGACGTCGGACGAGATCGCGAAGCTCGGGGCAGCGCTGGAGGAGGTCGTGCGTGTCGGCGCAGGCATCTGA
- the gcvH gene encoding glycine cleavage system protein GcvH — protein sequence MAQPEQLLYSKEHEWVRIEGDRAVIGITDYAQNSLGDIVYVELPKPGKQVEQFGNIGVVESVKAVSDLFTPISGEIEEVNAALENDPAAVNRDPFGAGWFLRLKLKDPAEAKNLLSVRDYEKLIAE from the coding sequence GTGGCGCAGCCGGAGCAGTTGCTCTACAGCAAGGAACACGAGTGGGTTCGCATCGAGGGCGATCGCGCGGTGATCGGCATCACGGATTACGCGCAGAACTCTCTCGGCGACATCGTCTACGTCGAGCTGCCGAAGCCGGGGAAGCAGGTCGAACAGTTCGGGAATATCGGCGTCGTGGAGTCGGTGAAGGCGGTCTCCGACCTCTTCACGCCGATCTCTGGTGAAATCGAAGAGGTCAACGCAGCGCTCGAAAACGATCCGGCCGCGGTCAACCGCGATCCGTTCGGCGCGGGCTGGTTCTTGCGGCTCAAGCTCAAGGATCCGGCGGAAGCGAAGAATCTGCTTTCCGTTCGCGACTACGAAAAGCTCATCGCCGAGTAA
- the gcvT gene encoding glycine cleavage system aminomethyltransferase GcvT has translation MNQTARRTALYDEHVKIGARMVEFGGFEMPVQYTSVLKEHDAVRNRAGLFDLSHMGQFRLSGEQVASWADTLTINAVASMKPMQARYNIFCNERGGTHDDTIFYRLADDHWLLVVNASNASKMWELLSNRPSGVRMENRHGEDALVAIQGPASVAMLQPHVDDDLAAMRYYFCAETEVEGIPATIARTGYTGEDGFEIFVDGAYASNVWNALLRAHARDGLEPCGLGARDVLRLEAGMPLYGHELTEEITPVQGGQAWALKLAKPAFTGREALAQQLERDDYARIAGLAMAGRTPAREGYPVYAGDRRVGEVRSGSFAPSVGGGTNVATALLERDAATIGTTVAVEIRGTRHDARVVAMPFYKRSR, from the coding sequence ATGAATCAGACGGCACGGCGAACCGCGCTCTACGACGAGCACGTGAAGATCGGTGCGCGGATGGTCGAGTTCGGCGGGTTCGAGATGCCGGTGCAGTACACGAGCGTGCTCAAGGAGCACGACGCGGTCAGAAATCGCGCCGGACTCTTCGACCTTTCGCACATGGGGCAGTTTCGCTTGAGCGGCGAGCAGGTCGCTTCATGGGCGGACACCCTGACGATCAATGCCGTCGCATCGATGAAGCCGATGCAAGCGCGGTACAACATCTTCTGCAACGAGCGCGGCGGAACGCACGACGACACGATCTTCTACCGCCTCGCCGACGACCATTGGCTCCTCGTGGTCAACGCCTCAAACGCGAGCAAAATGTGGGAGCTGCTCTCCAACCGGCCTTCCGGCGTGCGCATGGAGAACCGTCACGGTGAAGATGCGCTCGTTGCGATTCAAGGCCCCGCTTCGGTGGCGATGCTGCAGCCGCACGTCGACGACGATCTCGCGGCGATGCGCTACTATTTCTGCGCCGAGACGGAAGTGGAGGGCATTCCCGCGACCATTGCGCGCACCGGCTATACCGGCGAGGACGGCTTCGAGATCTTCGTCGACGGAGCGTACGCTTCGAACGTCTGGAACGCGCTGCTGCGCGCGCACGCGCGAGATGGCCTCGAGCCTTGCGGTCTCGGCGCGCGCGACGTGCTGCGCTTGGAAGCCGGAATGCCGCTGTACGGACACGAGCTGACCGAAGAGATCACGCCCGTGCAAGGCGGTCAAGCGTGGGCGCTCAAGCTGGCAAAACCGGCGTTCACGGGCCGCGAGGCACTCGCCCAGCAACTCGAACGTGACGACTACGCGCGGATCGCCGGGCTCGCCATGGCCGGGCGCACGCCGGCGCGCGAGGGCTATCCGGTCTACGCCGGGGACCGGCGCGTCGGCGAAGTGCGCAGCGGCTCCTTCGCCCCGTCGGTAGGGGGAGGAACCAACGTCGCGACCGCACTACTCGAGCGCGATGCTGCAACCATCGGAACCACGGTTGCGGTCGAGATTCGTGGCACGCGGCACGACGCGCGCGTCGTCGCCATGCCGTTCTACAAGAGGAGTCGTTAG
- a CDS encoding PaaI family thioesterase, with translation MKIDRDHAVRQWEKQKSHFVALLDLKLEHVEHGKAVMRMPWRAEISNGTGAIHGGAIVSLCDTVFYIALASIYGRDQDTTTVALQCNFLAPALPPDDLVAEATVLRAGRRICYGEVQVRSGGKLVAHSTLNFLNTYPEEKPKP, from the coding sequence TCGACCGGGACCACGCGGTGCGGCAATGGGAGAAGCAGAAGAGCCACTTCGTCGCGCTGCTCGACCTCAAGCTCGAGCACGTCGAGCACGGCAAGGCCGTCATGCGCATGCCGTGGCGCGCGGAAATCTCCAACGGCACGGGCGCGATCCACGGCGGCGCGATCGTGAGTCTGTGCGACACGGTCTTCTACATCGCGCTGGCGTCGATTTACGGCCGGGACCAAGACACGACGACGGTTGCGTTGCAGTGTAACTTTCTGGCTCCGGCTCTCCCGCCGGACGATCTCGTCGCCGAGGCGACGGTCCTGCGCGCCGGACGGCGCATTTGCTACGGCGAAGTGCAGGTGCGAAGCGGAGGGAAGCTGGTCGCGCACTCGACGTTGAACTTCCTCAACACCTATCCCGAGGAGAAGCCGAAGCCATGA